A single genomic interval of Geotrypetes seraphini chromosome 1, aGeoSer1.1, whole genome shotgun sequence harbors:
- the LOC117352651 gene encoding extensin-like, whose protein sequence is MSSDASEEEEEEEDQEEEEEEEEEEEEEDTPIPDRPFLIPRRRPTSQSPSTSAQSHPTSQPPSTSAQSHPTSQPPSTSAQSHPTSQPPSTSAQSHPTSQPPSTSAQSHPTSPHRRPRPPSRIPLKKRPKPCPAPSFPMPCSPSLPPPKPKFCLKLFPEIRPSVITSPPALPRTSMSTASTPILDRFSDLSVQSDILASPSSSPPLSTSPLPIQSPNRCSTCFAPLRPSTRDCGTNPATATTPVAATTIVAHAATNTDPPPSSVTVEDIYTAVVTILAGVEHMNDCAEESVRHIRHVTGALQVLLEALRGTPPTP, encoded by the exons ATGTCTTCAGATGCgagtgaggaggaagaggaggaggaggatcaggaagaggaggaggaggaggaggaggaggaggaggaggaagacaccCCTATCCCTGACCGGCCGTTCCTTATCCCCCGCAGACGCCCCACCTCCCaatccccttccacctccgcccagtcccatccaacgtcccaacccccttccacctccgcccagtcccatccaacgtcccaacccccttccacctccgcccagtcccatccaacgtcccaacccccttccacctccgcccagtcccatccaacgtcccaacccccttccacctccgcccagtctCATCCAACTTCCCCCCACCGACGCCCTAGACCACCCTCTAGGATCCCCCTAAAAAAACGCCCCAaaccctgccctgccccttcattcccaatgccctgttccccctccctcccaccccctaaaccCAAGTTCTGCCTTAAACTTTTCCCTGAAATTCGACCCTCTGTCATCACCTCTCCCCCAGCCCTCCCACGTACCTCAATGAGTACTGCCTCAACCCCCATCCTGGACAGATTTAGCGACCTCTCTGTCCAGTCCG ATATATTGGCATCCCCCTCCTCTTCGCCGCCTTTGTCAACATCCCCACTCCCCATTCAAAGCCCCAACCGTTGTTCCACCTGTTTTGCCCCCCTCCGACCCTCAACCAGAGATTGTGGGACCAACCCTGCAACGGCCACCACCCCTGttgcagcgaccactattgtggctcacgCTGCCACAAACACAGATCCTCCGCCCAGTTCTGTAACAGTGGAGGACATTTACACGGCGGTGGTTACCATCTTAGCAGGGGTGGAGCACATGAACGACTGTGCTGAAGAATCCGTTCGACACATTCGTCACGTGACAGGGGCACTGCAGGTCTTGCTAGAAGCACTTCGCGgtacccctcccaccccgtga